From the Excalfactoria chinensis isolate bCotChi1 chromosome 1, bCotChi1.hap2, whole genome shotgun sequence genome, one window contains:
- the SERPINH1 gene encoding serpin H1 — MQVFLVLALCGLAAAVPSEDRKLSDKATTLADRSTTLAFNLYHAMAKDKNMENILLSPVVVASSLGLVSLGGKATTASQAKAVLSADKLNDDYVHSGLSELLNEVSNSTARNVTWKIGNRLYGPASINFADDFVKNSKKHYNYEHSKINFRDKRSALKSINEWAAQTTDGKLPEVTKDVEKTDGALIVNAMFFKPHWDEKFHHKMVDNRGFMVTRSYTVGVPMMHRTGLYNYYDDEAEKLQVVEMPLAHKLSSMIFIMPNHVEPLERVEKLLNREQLKTWAGKMKKRSVAISLPKVVLEVSHDLQKHLADLGLTEAIDKTKADLSKISGKKDLYLSNVFHAAALEWDTDGNPYDADIYGREEMRNPKLFYADHPFIFMIKDSKTNSILFIGRLVRPKGDKMRDEL; from the exons ATGCAGGTTTTCCTGGTGCTCGCTCTCTGCGGCCTCGCAGCAGCTGTGCCCTCGGAGGACAGGAAGCTGAGTGACAAGGCAACGACGTTGGCCGACCGCAGCACGACGTTGGCCTTCAACCTCTACCATGCCATGGCCAAAGACAAGAACATGGAGAACATCCTGCTGTCTCCTGTGGTCGTGGCTTCTTCCCTGGGCCTTGTGTCCCTTGGGGGCAAGGCTACAACTGCCTCCCAAGCCAAGGCCGTGCTCAGTGCAGACAAGCTGAATGATGACTATGTGCACAGCGGGCTGTCGGAGCTCCTCAATGAGGTGAGCAACAGCACAGCCCGCAACGTTACCTGGAAGATCGGCAACCGCTTGTATGGCCCTGCCTCCATCAACTTTGCTGATGACTTTgtgaagaacagcaagaaacacTACAACTACGAGCACTCCAAGATCAACTTCCGGGACAAGAGGAGTGCCCTGAAATCCATTAACGAGTGGGCAGCCCAGACCACGGATGGGAAACTCCCAGAAGTCACAAAAGACGTTGAGAAAACTGATGGAGCCCTTATTGTCAACGCCATGTTCTTCAAGC CTCACTGGGATGAGAAGTTCCATCATAAGATGGTGGATAACCGTGGCTTCATGGTGACCCGCTCCTACACGGTGGGCGTTCCAATGATGCATCGTACAG GTCTCTACAATTACTACGATGATGAGGCAGAGAAGCTCCAGGTGGTTGAGATGCCACTGGCTCACAAGCTCTCCAGCATGATCTTTATCATGCCAAACCATGTGGAGCCTCTGGAGAGGGTTGAGAAACTGCTGAACAGGGAACAGCTGAAGACCTGGGCCGGCAAGATGAAGAAGAGATCTGTGGCCATCTCGCTGCCCAAGGTCGTCCTGGAAGTCAGCCATGACCTGCAG AAACACTTGGCTGACCTGGGCCTGACAGAAGCCATTGACAAAACCAAGGCTGACCTGTCCAAGATCTCTGGCAAGAAAGATCTTTACTTATCCAACGTCTTCCACGCCGCTGCTCTTGAATGGGACACGGATGGGAACCCCTATGATGCCGACATCTACGGCCGAGAGGAAATGAGGAACCCCAAGCTCTTCTATGCTGACCACCCCTTCATCTTCATGATCAAGGACAGCAAAACCAACTCCATTCTCTTCATTGGCAGGCTCGTCAGGCCCAAAGGAGACAAGATGCGTGACGAGttgtag
- the RPS3 gene encoding small ribosomal subunit protein uS3: MAVQISKKRKFVADGIFKAELNEFLTRELAEDGYSGVEVRVTPTRTEIIILATRTQNVLGEKGRRIRELTAVVQKRFGFPEGSVELYAEKVATRGLCAIAQAESLRYKLLGGLAVRRACYGVLRFIMESGAKGCEVVVSGKLRGQRAKSMKFVDGLMIHSGDPVNYYVDTAVRHVLLRQGVLGIKVKIMLPWDPSGKIGPKKPLPDHVSIVEPKEEILPTTPISEQKGGKPEQPAMPQPVPTA, translated from the exons ATGGCGGTGCAGATCTCCAAGAAGCGCAAG TTTGTCGCTGATGGCATCTTCAAAGCTGAACTGAATGAGTTTCTGACTCGTGAACTGGCTGAAGATGGATACTCTGGAGTAGAAGTCCGGGTCACTCCAACCAGGACTGAGATTATCATACTTGCCACCAG aaccCAGAATGTCCTGGGTGAAAAGGGACGCCGCATCCGGGAGCTGACAGCTGTTGTGCAGAAGAGGTTTGGATTCCCCGAGGGAAGCGTTGAG ctctaTGCCGAGAAGGTGGCCACCAGAGGTCTGTGTGCCATCGCCCAGGCAGAGTCCCTGAGGTACAAGCTTCTGGGAGGCTTAGCAGTGCGTCG ggCCTGCTATGGTGTCCTCCGCTTCATCATGGAGAGCGGTGCTAAGGGCTGTGAGGTGGTTGTGTCTGGCAAACTCAGGGGTCAACGTGCCAAGTCCATGAAGTTTGTGGATGGTTTGATGATCCACAGTGGAGACCCGGTGAATTACTACGTCGACACAGCTGTGCGTCACGTCCTGCTCCGGCAAG GTGTACTTGGAATCAAAGTAAAAATTATGTTGCCATGGGACCCAAGTGGAAAGATTGGCCCCAAAAAGCCTCTTCCAGATCATGTCAGCATTGTGGAACCCAAAGAAGAGATCTTGCCCACCACTCccatttcagagcagaaaggtGGCAAACCAGAACAGCCAGCCATGCCGCAACCAGTTCCCACTGCCTGA